The Haloferax sp. Atlit-12N region TCGTCGAGACCGACGAACACCTGACCGTCGACGAGGTCGCCGAAGCGGTCGAACGGGAGCGCTCGACCGCCTACCGCTCCATCCAGCGCCTGCTGCAGGCGGGGCTCATCCAGAAGGAACAGGTGAACTACGAACACGGCGGCTACTACCACGTCTACCACCCGACCGACCCCAACGAGGTCGCAGACGACATGCAGCGCATGCTCAACGACTGGTACGCCCAGATGGGCACACTCATCCAGGAGTTCCGCGACAAGTACGACGAGAAAATCGTCCCCGCGGAGTAGTTTTCTTCGACCGACGAGCGGCCGCCGCCTCTCGATTGGTCCACCTCCCAAATCGATTAGGTTCCGCATTCAACCGCACACAGTCCATAGCTACTGCTACGACCGCTCTATGTCGAAGAGTAAAAGCAGTCCCCGAAATAACGAGTTCGTCGAAGAGTGCCAGTCGTGTGAAGCCCGGACGCCGCACGACGTCTCCATCGAAATCAAGACCGAGAGCCGGAAACGCGAGAACCGCGAGTTCTCCCGCGAGCCGTACCGCGTCACGCGCTGTACGCGCTGTGGGCACACGCGGTCTCAGCGAATGAACGACGCGTGAGCGAGACCGCCGCCGACCGGCGCCCACCCTCGACAGACCACGCCCGAGCCCGACCGACCGCCTCCGCGACACCGACGTAGCCACGGTCCGTGCCATGACACAGACACCCACGCCCGACGCGCCGACTGTCCTCCTCGTCGACGACGAGGCCGCCCTCGCCGATAGCCTCGCACTGTGGCTCGAATGCCACTACCGCGTCCGAGTCGCGTACTCCGGGCGTGAGGCCCTCCAGAGGTTCGACGAGAGCGTCGACCTCGTCTTCCTCGACCACAACCTCCCCGGCCTCTCCGGCGAATCCGTCCTCGAAGAACTCCGCCGCCGAGTCGATCCGGCGTCGTTCGGTGTCGTCATGCTCAGCGCCACGCCCGGCGACGAACTCGCCGACCTCCCCGTTGACGCCGTGCTCACGAAGCCAGTCACCAAACGCGACGTCTTCGACGCCGCCGACCGATTCGTCGGCGACGCGCCCGAAGCCAAACTCGACTAATCTCCTTCCGACGGTCGGTAGCCGTCCGCCTCAGTCGTCCGCCGACGCGGGATTCAACTCGTCGAAATACGTCTCGATGAGCTTTCGCTCCGCCGTCCGAAGGTGTTCGTGGAGCGTCGGCGGCGAGATACCGAGCGAGTCGGCGACCTCCTCGGCCGTGCTCCCGCGGGGCCACTCGAAGTAGCC contains the following coding sequences:
- a CDS encoding helix-turn-helix domain-containing protein, which codes for MVEYLQSDMECEGLLECLHGLKQLDRRCFEVLVETDEHLTVDEVAEAVERERSTAYRSIQRLLQAGLIQKEQVNYEHGGYYHVYHPTDPNEVADDMQRMLNDWYAQMGTLIQEFRDKYDEKIVPAE
- a CDS encoding response regulator transcription factor codes for the protein MTQTPTPDAPTVLLVDDEAALADSLALWLECHYRVRVAYSGREALQRFDESVDLVFLDHNLPGLSGESVLEELRRRVDPASFGVVMLSATPGDELADLPVDAVLTKPVTKRDVFDAADRFVGDAPEAKLD